A stretch of Myxococcus hansupus DNA encodes these proteins:
- a CDS encoding thioredoxin domain-containing protein has translation MATFPPSPDTSNRLAREPSPYLRQHAHNPVDWFPWGEEALARAKAENKPILLSVGYSACHWCHVMAHESFESPDTARLMNEGFINIKVDREERPDLDQIYQGVVQLMGQGGGWPLTVFLTPDLKPFYGGTYFPPQDKYGRPGFPRLLMALRDAWENKQDEVQRQSAQFEEGLGELASYGLEAAPAVLTVADVVAMGQGMAKQVDAVNGGFGGAPKFPNPMNFALMLRAWRRGGGAALKDAVFLTLERMARGGIYDQLGGGFHRYSVDERWLVPHFEKMLYDNAQLLHLYAQAQQVEPRPLWRKVVEETVEYVRREMTDAGGGFYAAQDADSEGEEGKFFVWKPEEVRAALPEAQAELVLRHFGIKPGGNFEHGATVLEVVVPVDALAKERGGAEDVVASELAAARKTLFAAREQRVKPGRDDKQLSGWNGLMIRGLALASRVFDRPEWARWAADAADFVLEKAWDGTRLARSYQEGQARIDGFLEDYGNLASGLTALYQATFDVKYLEAADALVRRAVDLFWDAEKAAYLTAPRGQKDLVVATYGLFDNAFPSGASTLTEAQVELAALTGDKRHLELPERYVSRMHDGLVRNPMGYGYLGLAADALLEGAAAVTLAGSREDVAPLRSALDHAFIPTVSVGWKAMGQPVPALLKELFEGREPVKGKGAAYLCRGFVCELPVTEPDVLSQRLAALTGP, from the coding sequence ATGGCCACGTTTCCCCCGTCTCCTGACACCTCCAACCGCCTGGCCCGGGAACCGTCACCGTACTTGCGCCAACACGCGCACAACCCCGTGGACTGGTTCCCCTGGGGGGAAGAGGCGCTCGCGCGGGCGAAGGCGGAGAACAAGCCCATCTTGTTGTCCGTGGGGTACTCCGCCTGCCACTGGTGTCACGTCATGGCGCACGAGTCGTTCGAGTCGCCCGACACGGCCCGGTTGATGAACGAGGGTTTCATCAACATCAAGGTGGACCGCGAGGAGCGGCCGGACCTGGACCAGATTTATCAGGGCGTCGTGCAGCTCATGGGGCAGGGCGGCGGCTGGCCCCTCACGGTGTTCCTCACGCCGGACCTGAAGCCCTTCTACGGGGGGACCTACTTCCCTCCGCAGGACAAGTATGGGCGTCCGGGTTTCCCCCGGCTGCTCATGGCGCTGCGGGACGCGTGGGAGAACAAGCAGGACGAGGTGCAGCGTCAGTCGGCGCAGTTCGAGGAGGGGCTCGGGGAGCTGGCCTCGTATGGCCTGGAGGCCGCGCCCGCCGTGCTGACGGTGGCGGACGTGGTGGCCATGGGGCAGGGCATGGCGAAGCAGGTGGATGCCGTCAACGGAGGCTTTGGCGGCGCGCCCAAGTTCCCCAACCCGATGAACTTCGCGTTGATGTTGCGAGCCTGGCGGCGCGGTGGGGGCGCGGCGTTGAAGGACGCGGTGTTCCTCACGCTGGAGCGCATGGCCCGGGGCGGCATCTATGATCAGCTCGGGGGCGGCTTCCACCGGTACTCGGTGGACGAGCGCTGGCTGGTGCCCCACTTCGAGAAGATGCTCTATGACAACGCGCAGCTCCTGCACCTCTACGCGCAGGCGCAGCAGGTGGAGCCCCGGCCGCTGTGGCGCAAGGTGGTGGAGGAGACGGTGGAGTACGTGCGCCGCGAGATGACCGACGCGGGCGGCGGCTTCTACGCCGCGCAGGACGCCGACAGCGAGGGCGAGGAGGGGAAGTTCTTCGTCTGGAAGCCGGAGGAGGTCCGCGCGGCGCTGCCGGAGGCCCAGGCGGAGCTGGTGCTGCGTCACTTCGGCATCAAGCCCGGCGGCAACTTCGAGCATGGCGCCACGGTGCTGGAGGTCGTCGTCCCCGTGGACGCGTTGGCGAAGGAGCGCGGGGGGGCGGAGGACGTCGTGGCGAGCGAGCTGGCCGCGGCCCGGAAGACGCTCTTCGCGGCGCGTGAGCAGCGGGTGAAGCCGGGCCGGGACGACAAGCAGCTCTCCGGTTGGAACGGGTTGATGATTCGCGGGCTCGCGCTCGCCTCGCGCGTCTTCGACCGGCCGGAGTGGGCGCGCTGGGCCGCGGACGCCGCGGATTTCGTGCTGGAGAAGGCGTGGGACGGGACGCGGCTGGCGCGCTCGTACCAGGAGGGGCAGGCGCGCATCGACGGCTTCCTGGAGGACTACGGCAACCTGGCCTCGGGGCTCACCGCGCTCTATCAAGCGACGTTCGACGTGAAGTACCTGGAGGCGGCGGACGCGCTGGTGCGCCGGGCCGTGGACCTCTTCTGGGATGCGGAGAAGGCGGCGTACCTCACCGCGCCAAGGGGACAGAAGGACCTCGTCGTCGCGACATATGGCCTCTTCGACAATGCCTTCCCGTCCGGTGCGTCCACGCTGACGGAGGCGCAGGTGGAGCTGGCGGCGCTCACGGGCGACAAGCGGCACCTGGAGCTGCCGGAGCGCTACGTGTCACGCATGCACGACGGGCTGGTGCGCAACCCCATGGGCTACGGCTACCTGGGGCTCGCGGCGGATGCGCTGCTGGAGGGCGCGGCGGCCGTCACGCTCGCGGGCTCGCGGGAGGACGTGGCGCCGCTGCGGTCCGCGCTGGACCACGCCTTCATCCCCACCGTCTCCGTGGGCTGGAAGGCGATGGGGCAGCCGGTGCCGGCGCTGCTGAAGGAACTCTTCGAGGGCCGCGAGCCCGTGAAGGGGAAGGGCGCGGCCTACCTGTGCCGGGGCTTCGTCTGCGAGCTGCCCGTCACCGAGCCGGACGTCCTGTCCCAGCGGCTGGCGGCGCTCACCGGCCCCTGA
- a CDS encoding transglutaminase-like domain-containing protein, giving the protein MTRTHRPTSLALVSLCALLVGAPSALAKAPAPAAKAAPAQAPVSDVVKAARPQGGEYFGLYLMDKKVGWLFTDLEVLPGTPARVKTTNQLVFKAMVGSRVSERMHHEERIYEAKPGGRLLSFVVKQTGDGGTQTLEGTAQPDGVTVVRKRPGLADETLPKLPPAKEHVEDADPPRVALHRKAKVSGFSLDGMDLESYGLTTTVEPEEQRVINGVKVKLGKSTTVSEKEKVPVVSYVTQRGEMVLVDYGTTMQARKETEAVAKRLDLVEVFGLTRVVLPKPLPDSARTVPGSVTLVVQGLPAKFQEQTYRQHYKAQPDGSVEVTLSAAAPKTRKPLPLKDPEGGENLKATLMVESEAPAIRELAKQLVGNEKDAYRITQKVNAWVYANLEKDYGASADRATDVLTQKKGDCTEHSLLSVALLRAAGVPARRVDGVIYMMNQDGVPALYWHEWVEAFVGEWTQLDPTFNQPVADATHFAFGKEGNAEITPLIGALKVTAVK; this is encoded by the coding sequence ATGACTCGCACGCACCGACCGACCTCCCTGGCCCTCGTGTCCCTGTGCGCCCTGCTGGTGGGCGCACCGTCCGCGCTCGCGAAGGCGCCCGCTCCGGCCGCCAAGGCCGCGCCAGCGCAGGCCCCCGTCTCGGACGTGGTGAAGGCCGCCCGGCCCCAGGGCGGCGAGTACTTCGGCCTCTACCTCATGGACAAGAAGGTCGGCTGGCTCTTCACCGACCTGGAGGTGCTCCCGGGCACGCCCGCCCGCGTGAAGACGACCAACCAGCTCGTCTTCAAGGCCATGGTGGGCTCGCGCGTCTCGGAGCGCATGCACCACGAGGAGCGCATCTACGAAGCGAAGCCCGGTGGGCGGCTGCTGTCCTTCGTGGTGAAGCAGACGGGCGACGGCGGCACGCAGACGCTGGAAGGCACGGCACAGCCGGACGGCGTCACGGTGGTGCGCAAGCGCCCGGGGCTCGCGGACGAGACGCTGCCCAAGCTGCCACCCGCGAAGGAGCACGTGGAGGACGCCGACCCGCCGCGCGTCGCGCTGCACCGCAAGGCGAAGGTGTCGGGCTTCTCGCTCGACGGCATGGATTTGGAGTCGTACGGCCTCACCACCACCGTGGAGCCCGAGGAGCAGCGGGTCATCAACGGCGTGAAGGTGAAGCTGGGCAAGTCCACCACGGTGTCGGAGAAGGAGAAGGTCCCCGTCGTCTCGTACGTCACCCAGCGCGGAGAGATGGTGCTGGTGGACTACGGCACGACGATGCAGGCCCGCAAGGAGACGGAGGCCGTCGCGAAGCGGCTGGACCTGGTGGAGGTGTTCGGCCTCACGCGCGTGGTGCTCCCCAAGCCGCTGCCCGACTCCGCGCGCACGGTGCCCGGCAGCGTCACGCTGGTGGTGCAGGGCCTGCCCGCGAAGTTCCAGGAGCAGACGTACCGGCAGCACTACAAGGCGCAGCCGGACGGCAGCGTGGAAGTCACGCTGTCCGCCGCCGCTCCCAAGACGCGCAAGCCGCTGCCGCTGAAGGACCCGGAGGGCGGCGAGAATCTCAAGGCCACGCTCATGGTGGAGAGCGAGGCGCCCGCCATCCGGGAGCTGGCGAAGCAGCTCGTGGGCAACGAGAAGGACGCGTACCGCATCACCCAGAAGGTGAACGCCTGGGTGTACGCCAATCTGGAGAAGGACTACGGCGCCAGCGCGGACCGGGCCACGGATGTGCTGACCCAGAAGAAGGGCGACTGCACGGAGCACTCGCTGCTGTCGGTGGCGCTGCTGCGCGCGGCCGGCGTGCCCGCCCGGCGCGTGGACGGCGTCATCTACATGATGAACCAGGACGGCGTGCCCGCGCTCTACTGGCACGAGTGGGTGGAGGCCTTCGTGGGCGAGTGGACCCAGTTGGACCCCACCTTCAACCAGCCGGTGGCGGACGCCACGCACTTCGCCTTCGGCAAGGAAGGCAACGCCGAAATCACGCCGCTCATCGGCGCCCTGAAGGTCACCGCCGTCAAGTGA
- a CDS encoding GNAT family N-acetyltransferase, with product MDIRPIEEKDRESIAALIRKIETFSPQEVEVAIELANTTLEKGNTDYAIIVADRGSELVGYICYGPTPMTEDTFDLYWIASAPEVRGQGVGAALVSAMEGDLRRRNGRLIRVETSATEAYGPTRGFYASMKYGEEARIRDFYKVGDDLIILTKRL from the coding sequence ATGGACATCCGTCCCATCGAAGAAAAGGACCGGGAGTCAATCGCCGCGCTGATTCGAAAGATCGAAACCTTCTCGCCGCAGGAGGTTGAGGTCGCCATCGAGTTGGCGAACACCACGCTGGAAAAGGGCAACACGGACTACGCCATCATCGTGGCGGACCGGGGCTCCGAGCTGGTGGGCTACATCTGTTACGGCCCCACGCCGATGACGGAGGACACCTTCGACCTGTACTGGATTGCGTCCGCACCGGAAGTTCGCGGTCAGGGCGTAGGCGCCGCGTTGGTGTCCGCCATGGAGGGTGACTTGCGCCGCCGCAACGGGCGCCTCATCCGCGTGGAGACGAGCGCCACGGAGGCCTACGGCCCCACGCGTGGCTTCTACGCCTCCATGAAGTACGGCGAGGAGGCCCGCATCCGGGACTTCTACAAGGTGGGGGACGACCTCATCATCCTCACCAAGCGCCTGTAG
- a CDS encoding D-alanine--D-alanine ligase family protein, producing MHIILLHNRDHDLLEDDPGREAREDVVRVVSSLADALTQGATLAEPLAIEGDRLDFVETLRRRQPDLVINLCESLAADSRGEMAVPCLLDALGLAYTGSSALSLGLALHKPKAKEVLSARGVSTPPFRVVERLEDALAVDLPWPLIVKPAREDASMGVTSESVVHDRAALVRACDAVLREFHQPALVEQFIPGREIYVPLLGNQPRQPLPLTEIVFGRTFEDRPNIVSYNAKWEAASPEYRDTSSGLCQADAALESRCVQVALEAFAALDCQDYGRVDLRVSPEGVPYVIDINPNCDLHPDAGFAKAALAAGMDYPALASRLVEVALERAHGHPSHRRKGPGVNRRADSKDRNLLAAGG from the coding sequence ATGCACATCATCCTGCTGCACAACCGCGACCACGACCTCCTCGAGGACGACCCTGGGCGGGAGGCCCGGGAGGATGTGGTCCGCGTCGTCTCCTCGCTGGCGGACGCCCTCACCCAAGGCGCCACGCTGGCCGAGCCGCTCGCCATCGAAGGTGACCGGCTCGACTTCGTGGAGACCTTGCGCCGGCGCCAGCCGGACCTGGTCATCAACCTCTGCGAGTCCCTGGCCGCGGACAGCCGCGGAGAGATGGCGGTCCCCTGCCTGTTGGACGCGCTGGGCCTGGCCTACACGGGCTCCTCCGCGCTGTCCCTGGGCCTGGCGCTGCACAAGCCGAAGGCGAAGGAGGTCCTCTCCGCGCGCGGCGTGTCCACCCCGCCCTTCCGCGTGGTGGAGCGCCTGGAGGACGCGCTGGCGGTGGACCTGCCCTGGCCCCTCATCGTCAAGCCCGCGCGCGAGGACGCCAGCATGGGCGTCACGTCGGAGTCCGTCGTGCACGACCGCGCCGCGCTGGTGCGGGCCTGTGACGCGGTGCTCCGCGAGTTCCATCAGCCGGCCCTGGTCGAGCAGTTCATCCCTGGGCGTGAAATTTACGTGCCGCTGCTCGGCAACCAGCCGCGCCAGCCACTTCCGCTGACTGAAATCGTCTTCGGGCGTACTTTCGAAGACAGACCGAACATTGTCTCCTACAACGCGAAGTGGGAGGCGGCGTCGCCGGAGTACCGGGACACGTCCAGCGGCTTGTGCCAGGCAGATGCGGCGCTGGAGTCCCGTTGCGTGCAGGTTGCATTGGAAGCCTTTGCTGCACTGGACTGTCAGGACTATGGACGGGTCGACCTCCGGGTGTCTCCGGAGGGCGTGCCCTACGTCATCGACATCAACCCCAACTGTGACCTCCACCCCGACGCGGGGTTCGCCAAGGCCGCCCTGGCCGCGGGCATGGACTACCCGGCCCTGGCATCCCGGCTCGTGGAGGTCGCTCTCGAGAGAGCACATGGACATCCGTCCCATCGAAGAAAAGGACCGGGAGTCAATCGCCGCGCTGATTCGAAAGATCGAAACCTTCTCGCCGCAGGAGGTTGA
- a CDS encoding HD domain-containing protein, giving the protein MRIRDPIHGTIPVSDPEKAVIDSRHYQRLRYVRQLGFGDLAFPGATHTRHIHSLGAMHVASRVFGAVAARSSLPEDVRERFCTAVRLAVLCHDLGHMPLSHASERIAPKRSLLRLPSWLDSTAEGEQATHEDYTAKILLDSSLTPIIEKHFHGMGITPMAAVALVTGAKPPRDPGFTHQGVDWSPLLRAIVSGELDADRMDYLLRDSFYTGVNYGRYDMDWIVSNLNPAVKDGRAYLALSRAAAFAFEDFLLSRYHMFVSVYLHHTSVNFDYMLRRYYEESPGEFEIPSDPEEFLLCDDSALWYTLRRSKNPWAQRISRRQGYKLLAQFTERDAGYDLDVLRSALVSHKFDHYVVESQNVLSKYTSGPSSSGPSLFIIDASTGRLTEVARYTPLYQRYSGAVKLVRLYVRPDQADRAHALMGKLLGQAVES; this is encoded by the coding sequence ATGCGCATCCGTGACCCCATCCACGGCACCATCCCGGTCAGCGACCCCGAGAAGGCCGTCATCGACAGCCGACACTACCAGCGCCTGCGCTACGTCCGGCAGCTCGGCTTCGGCGACCTGGCCTTCCCCGGGGCCACGCACACGCGGCACATCCATTCGTTGGGGGCCATGCATGTGGCCTCGCGCGTCTTCGGCGCGGTGGCCGCGCGCTCGTCCCTGCCGGAGGACGTGCGCGAGCGCTTCTGCACGGCGGTCCGGCTGGCGGTGCTGTGTCATGACCTGGGGCACATGCCGCTGTCCCATGCCTCGGAGCGCATCGCCCCGAAGCGCTCGCTCCTGCGCCTGCCTTCCTGGTTGGACAGCACGGCGGAAGGTGAGCAGGCGACCCACGAGGACTACACGGCGAAGATCCTCCTCGACAGCTCGCTGACGCCCATCATCGAGAAGCACTTCCACGGCATGGGGATCACCCCCATGGCGGCGGTGGCGCTGGTGACGGGCGCGAAGCCGCCCAGGGACCCGGGCTTCACGCACCAGGGCGTGGACTGGTCGCCGCTGCTGCGCGCCATCGTGTCCGGCGAGCTGGACGCGGACCGCATGGACTACCTGCTGCGGGACTCCTTCTATACGGGCGTGAACTATGGCCGGTACGACATGGATTGGATTGTCAGCAACCTCAATCCGGCCGTGAAGGACGGGCGGGCCTACCTCGCGCTCAGCCGCGCGGCGGCCTTCGCCTTCGAGGACTTCCTCCTCAGCCGCTACCACATGTTCGTGTCCGTCTACCTTCACCACACCTCGGTGAACTTCGACTACATGCTGCGGCGCTATTACGAGGAATCGCCCGGCGAGTTCGAGATTCCCTCGGACCCGGAGGAGTTCCTCCTCTGTGACGATTCGGCGCTCTGGTACACGCTGCGCCGCTCGAAGAACCCGTGGGCCCAGCGCATCAGCCGGCGGCAGGGCTACAAGCTGCTGGCGCAGTTCACCGAGCGCGACGCCGGTTACGACCTGGACGTGCTGCGCAGCGCGCTCGTGTCCCACAAGTTCGACCACTACGTCGTTGAATCTCAAAACGTGTTGAGCAAGTACACCTCCGGTCCGTCCTCCAGCGGGCCGAGCCTGTTCATCATCGACGCGTCCACCGGGCGGCTGACGGAGGTGGCGCGTTACACGCCGCTGTATCAACGCTACAGCGGCGCGGTGAAGCTCGTCCGGCTGTACGTCCGGCCGGACCAGGCGGACAGGGCACATGCGTTGATGGGCAAGCTTCTCGGCCAGGCGGTGGAATCATGA